CATGCAGAAAATCCGAACCGTACCGGATAACGCCAGGATGATTGTGGATGGCGGCCGTGAGCACGGCAGCTTCGGGGCTTTCCTCAGCCACTGGCCCTCGGATGATCAGGTTGGCCTGCTGATGTGGCTCAAACGCAACGGGGCCCGGCTGGGTGGCAATACCGCCCAGTATTTCCTGCGCCGGGTTGGCTGGGATGGCTTTATTTTGTCTTCGGATGTGGTCGTCGGGCTGCACCGTGAAGAACGGCTGGACGCGACGCCAGGCAGCAAAAAAGCCCTGGTGCAGGCACAACAGGCGTTCAATGACTGGCACCGGGAAACTGGCCTGCCCTACAGTCATTTATCGCGGATTCTGTCCTGTTCGGTGGGGGACTGACTTTATTCGCCGAGCAGGAGCTCCTTGGCCTCGTTGATACGGGCTGCAAAATAGTTACTGCCGCCACGGTCCGGGTGCATCTTCTGCATCATGCGGCGATGCGCCTGGATGATGTCATTGCGAGAGGCATCAGGCTTCACCCCCAGGATATCCCGGGCTTCACTTTCAGAAAGTGTGCCGCCACGGTACCTTTCTTCGCTTTCCCCGCGTTCGCTGTCATCACCGGTGTGGGGGTCATCTGCACGCCAGGAGTCGCCAAAGCGGCGGTCCAGGTATGTTTCCAGCAGCCGGGCGGAATCGTCATCATGCTGCCTGCAGTATTGCAGTAGTTCGATAAACTCGCCTTCGCCCAGATCCGCCAGCGCCCGACCTGCCATGGGGCCTTTCAGTATCTCGCCGGTCATGTCTCCGGAGTCGTGGTCCAGTGTCATGTTGAGGATGTCACTGGCAACGTTAGACTGGTTGCCCGTTCGGGCTTCGGCACCCTCTGTGCCGCCGGCTCCGCCTCCGAAGCCCCCGGGCCCGCCGCCCAGCAACCCTGGCAGGAAACGGCGCAGCAGCGGAAACAGGAAGCCCAGCAGGGCAAACAGGAAGTGCAAGCGGCCCGTCAGCGCCATAACAACCACCATCAGGATGCCGGAAAACAACACCAGTTTGATAATAGCGGGTTTACGCTGGCTGGCCGGTTGGCTGCGCAGCCAGAACCATGCAACAACCGCCAGAATAATAACCAGAAACGTTAATGGCACAATGAGCGCTACCTGAGCTGTTGAGTCAACCGCTTCACTTCGGGGGAGCTACGGCTGGAATAATCCTGCAATGCCTTGGC
Above is a genomic segment from Marinobacter panjinensis containing:
- a CDS encoding DNA-3-methyladenine glycosylase I, whose product is MSFARIYSQAAARKGGDAELRALLPRVAGPDELEARGDDRYLSEVTRCVFKAGFVWRVIENKWPGFEAAFKGFVPLYWQQVPPEVLEDLAQDERIVRNMQKIRTVPDNARMIVDGGREHGSFGAFLSHWPSDDQVGLLMWLKRNGARLGGNTAQYFLRRVGWDGFILSSDVVVGLHREERLDATPGSKKALVQAQQAFNDWHRETGLPYSHLSRILSCSVGD
- a CDS encoding DnaJ domain-containing protein — protein: MPLTFLVIILAVVAWFWLRSQPASQRKPAIIKLVLFSGILMVVVMALTGRLHFLFALLGFLFPLLRRFLPGLLGGGPGGFGGGAGGTEGAEARTGNQSNVASDILNMTLDHDSGDMTGEILKGPMAGRALADLGEGEFIELLQYCRQHDDDSARLLETYLDRRFGDSWRADDPHTGDDSERGESEERYRGGTLSESEARDILGVKPDASRNDIIQAHRRMMQKMHPDRGGSNYFAARINEAKELLLGE